The following proteins are encoded in a genomic region of Mesoplodon densirostris isolate mMesDen1 chromosome 12, mMesDen1 primary haplotype, whole genome shotgun sequence:
- the ZBTB2 gene encoding zinc finger and BTB domain-containing protein 2 isoform X2, whose protein sequence is MYTGKMAPQLIDPVRLEQGIKFLHAYPLIQEASLASQGAFSHPDQVFPLASSLYGIQIADHQLRQATKIASAPEKLGREPRPQTSRLSQEQVPEASQLSQLPSNLTQVNRTHMTPSDPLQTSLSPDLVSTPVPPPPPGEETNLEASSSDEQPAPLTIAHVKPSIMKRNGSFPKYYACHLCGRRFTLRSSLREHLQIHTGVPFTASQPGESRVPLSLCSNTADLGKDAMEVPEAGMISDSELRHISDSPIIDGQPHSETPPPSDIADIDNLEQADQEREVKRRKYECTICGRKFIQKSHWREHMYIHTGKPFKCSTCDKSFCRANQAARHVCLNQSIDTYTMVDKQTLELCTFEEGSQMDNMLVQTNKPYKCNLCDKTFSTPNEVVKHSCQNQNSDVFALDEGRSILLGSGDSEVTEPDRPVLASIKKEQETVLLD, encoded by the coding sequence ATGTACACGGGGAAGATGGCACCTCAGCTGATCGACCCGGTGCGCTTAGAGCAGGGGATCAAGTTTCTCCACGCTTACCCGCTGATCCAGGAGGCCAGCCTGGCCAGTCAAGGAGCCTTTTCTCATCCTGACCAGGTTTTTCCGCTGGCGTCTTCCTTGTATGGCATTCAGATTGCAGATCATCAGTTGAGACAAGCCACCAAGATTGCTTCAGCGCCGGAAAAACTTGGCCGAGAGCCACGGCCACAGACGTCCAGGTTGAGCCAGGAGCAGGTGCCTGAGGCCTCCCAGCTCTCCCAGCTGCCCTCGAATCTGACCCAGGTGAATCGGACACACATGACCCCCTCGGACCCGCTGCAGACCTCACTGTCGCCCGACCTCGTCTCCACTCCTgttcctcccccgcccccaggggAGGAGACCAATCTGGAAGCCTCTTCCTCGGACGAGCAGCCCGCGCCCCTCACCATAGCCCACGTCAAGCCGAGCATCATGAAGAGGAACGGGAGCTTCCCCAAGTACTACGCCTGCCACCTGTGCGGGCGGCGCTTCACGCTCCGGAGCAGTTTGCGGGAGCACCTCCAGATTCACACGGGGGTCCCCTTCACAGCCAGCCAGCCCGGAGAGAGCCGCGTGCCCCTGTCCCTCTGCAGCAACACGGCGGACCTAGGAAAAGACGCCATGGAGGTGCCAGAAGCGGGGATGATCAGCGACAGCGAGCTGCGGCACATCTCGGACTCGCCCATAATCGACGGGCAGCCGCACTCGGAGACGCCACCGCCCTCAGACATCGCGGACATTGACAACCTGGAGCAGGCGGACCAGGAGAGGGAGGTCAAGAGGCGCAAGTACGAGTGCACGATCTGCGGTCGCAAGTTCATCCAGAAGAGCCACTGGAGGGagcacatgtacatacacaccgGGAAGCCTTTCAAATGCAGCACGTGTGACAAGAGCTTCTGCAGGGCCAACCAGGCTGCCCGGCACGTGTGCCTCAACCAGAGCATCGACACATACACCATGGTGGACAAACAGACCCTGGAACTCTGCACCTTTGAGGAAGGCAGTCAGATGGACAACATGTTGGTACAGACGAACAAACCCTACAAATGCAACCTGTGTGACAAAACGTTCTCAACTCCCAATGAGGTTGTTAAACATTCATGCCAAAACCAGAACTCAGACGTTTTCGCCCTAGACGAAGGGCGGTCCATTCTCCTGGGCAGTGGGGACTCTGAAGTGACGGAGCCCGACCGCCCAGTGTTAGCTTCCATcaaaaaggaacaagaaacagTGTTGTTAGACTGA
- the ZBTB2 gene encoding zinc finger and BTB domain-containing protein 2 isoform X1: MDLANHGLILLQQLNAQREFGFLCDCTVAIGDVYFKAHKSVLASFSNYFKMLFVHQTSECVRLKPTDIQPDIFSYLLHLMYTGKMAPQLIDPVRLEQGIKFLHAYPLIQEASLASQGAFSHPDQVFPLASSLYGIQIADHQLRQATKIASAPEKLGREPRPQTSRLSQEQVPEASQLSQLPSNLTQVNRTHMTPSDPLQTSLSPDLVSTPVPPPPPGEETNLEASSSDEQPAPLTIAHVKPSIMKRNGSFPKYYACHLCGRRFTLRSSLREHLQIHTGVPFTASQPGESRVPLSLCSNTADLGKDAMEVPEAGMISDSELRHISDSPIIDGQPHSETPPPSDIADIDNLEQADQEREVKRRKYECTICGRKFIQKSHWREHMYIHTGKPFKCSTCDKSFCRANQAARHVCLNQSIDTYTMVDKQTLELCTFEEGSQMDNMLVQTNKPYKCNLCDKTFSTPNEVVKHSCQNQNSDVFALDEGRSILLGSGDSEVTEPDRPVLASIKKEQETVLLD, translated from the exons atggatttggcCAACCATGGACTTATTCTTCTGCAGCAGTTAAACGCTCAGCGCGAGTTTGGTTTCCTGTGTGACTGCACGGTTGCCATCGGCGATGTGTACTTCAAGGCACACAAATCAGTTCTTGCTTCATTCTCCAATTACTTTAAGATGTTGTTTGTCCATCAGACCAG TGAGTGTGTCCGTTTGAAACCCACTGACATCCAGCCCGACATCTTCAGCTACCTCCTGCATCTGATGTACACGGGGAAGATGGCACCTCAGCTGATCGACCCGGTGCGCTTAGAGCAGGGGATCAAGTTTCTCCACGCTTACCCGCTGATCCAGGAGGCCAGCCTGGCCAGTCAAGGAGCCTTTTCTCATCCTGACCAGGTTTTTCCGCTGGCGTCTTCCTTGTATGGCATTCAGATTGCAGATCATCAGTTGAGACAAGCCACCAAGATTGCTTCAGCGCCGGAAAAACTTGGCCGAGAGCCACGGCCACAGACGTCCAGGTTGAGCCAGGAGCAGGTGCCTGAGGCCTCCCAGCTCTCCCAGCTGCCCTCGAATCTGACCCAGGTGAATCGGACACACATGACCCCCTCGGACCCGCTGCAGACCTCACTGTCGCCCGACCTCGTCTCCACTCCTgttcctcccccgcccccaggggAGGAGACCAATCTGGAAGCCTCTTCCTCGGACGAGCAGCCCGCGCCCCTCACCATAGCCCACGTCAAGCCGAGCATCATGAAGAGGAACGGGAGCTTCCCCAAGTACTACGCCTGCCACCTGTGCGGGCGGCGCTTCACGCTCCGGAGCAGTTTGCGGGAGCACCTCCAGATTCACACGGGGGTCCCCTTCACAGCCAGCCAGCCCGGAGAGAGCCGCGTGCCCCTGTCCCTCTGCAGCAACACGGCGGACCTAGGAAAAGACGCCATGGAGGTGCCAGAAGCGGGGATGATCAGCGACAGCGAGCTGCGGCACATCTCGGACTCGCCCATAATCGACGGGCAGCCGCACTCGGAGACGCCACCGCCCTCAGACATCGCGGACATTGACAACCTGGAGCAGGCGGACCAGGAGAGGGAGGTCAAGAGGCGCAAGTACGAGTGCACGATCTGCGGTCGCAAGTTCATCCAGAAGAGCCACTGGAGGGagcacatgtacatacacaccgGGAAGCCTTTCAAATGCAGCACGTGTGACAAGAGCTTCTGCAGGGCCAACCAGGCTGCCCGGCACGTGTGCCTCAACCAGAGCATCGACACATACACCATGGTGGACAAACAGACCCTGGAACTCTGCACCTTTGAGGAAGGCAGTCAGATGGACAACATGTTGGTACAGACGAACAAACCCTACAAATGCAACCTGTGTGACAAAACGTTCTCAACTCCCAATGAGGTTGTTAAACATTCATGCCAAAACCAGAACTCAGACGTTTTCGCCCTAGACGAAGGGCGGTCCATTCTCCTGGGCAGTGGGGACTCTGAAGTGACGGAGCCCGACCGCCCAGTGTTAGCTTCCATcaaaaaggaacaagaaacagTGTTGTTAGACTGA